Proteins from one Nicotiana tabacum cultivar K326 chromosome 23, ASM71507v2, whole genome shotgun sequence genomic window:
- the LOC107778056 gene encoding lachrymatory-factor synthase-like: MAVQQQSKWEGKAIANLKGAKAEQVWPLFEDFFNFEKLLPTIDTCYQVKDGLIRCCTRTMPPSSDGGESIIKWCHERLLAVDNIERCLTYEVLDNNMGIRSYVATFKVSDDHDIGDDEVGCQIEWSFVADPIDGLTLEFFFGYVDSSLQSMAENIEKALEST; encoded by the coding sequence ATGGCAGTCCAACAACAGTCCAAATGGGAAGGCAAAGCCATTGCAAATCTAAAAGGGGCAAAAGCTGAACAAGTATGGCCTCTCTTTGAAGATTTTTTCAACTTTGAAAAATTACTACCTACCATTGATACTTGTTACCAAGTGAAAGATGGACTTATCCGTTGTTGCACTAGAACCATGCCACCTTCATCAGACGGTGGAGAATCGATCATCAAGTGGTGTCACGAGAGGTTGTTGGCCGTTGACAACATCGAACGGTGTTTAACCTACGAGGTGTTAGACAATAACATGGGAATCAGATCGTATGTAGCAACGTTTAAAGTATCGGACGATCATGATATTGGTGATGATGAGGTTGGGTGCCAGATCGAATGGTCGTTCGTTGCTGATCCGATTGATGGGTTGACTTTGGAATTTTTCTTTGGCTACGTtgactcctccctgcaaagcatgGCTGAAAATATTGAGAAAGCTTTAGAATCTACTTAG
- the LOC107797898 gene encoding lachrymatory-factor synthase has translation MEKKDSQPKWEVKVSTRLEKAISADQIFSVYKDFFGLNKWFPSLSTCYGIHGENGEVGCIRYCAGFSLPPESDGAGEAPVSWSKERLVAINPIERTLSYEIVDCNIGFKSYFSTVRIFPDEIDGQKGCKIEWFITVDQVERMRLEDLVKKYEVGLQRMAKKMEDALASS, from the coding sequence ATGGAGAAAAAAGATTCACAACCAAAGTGGGAAGTTAAAGTCTCAACAAGATTAGAAAAGGCAATTAGCGCAGACCAAATATTTTCTGTTTACAAAGATTTCTTTGGCCTTAACAAATGGTTCCCTAGCTTGTCAACATGTTACGGCATCCACGGTGAAAATGGTGAAGTTGGTTGCATACGATACTGTGCCGGATTCTCTCTCCCACCGGAGAGTGACGGCGCCGGAGAAGCTCCGGTGAGCTGGTCCAAGGAGAGGTTGGTGGCTATTAATCCAATTGAGAGGACATTAAGTTATGAGATAGTGGATTGTAACATTGGGTTCAAGTCATACTTTTCGACGGTCAGGATTTTCCCAGATGAAATTGATGGTCAAAAGGGATGTAAAATCGAGTGGTTTATCACCGTTGATCAAGTTGAAAGGATGAGATTGGAGGATTTGGTCAAGAAGTATGAAGTTGGGCTGCAGAGAATGGCTAAGAAGATGGAAGATGCCCTAGCAAGTTCAtaa